The Chrysoperla carnea chromosome X, inChrCarn1.1, whole genome shotgun sequence genome includes a region encoding these proteins:
- the LOC123302266 gene encoding uncharacterized protein LOC123302266 → MTNPKKKSGREGKLLQKLKKGSVPQLNLDLPQKVKNKKARNSGINFSSTQSSHFPGQIDNVVPHSGIDGNLPRSYLATCNPNPVQQNTHTFRIDAASTSQTCNKNSSSSPAKSNTQHLGIDFQVDSSTTQTSHLPDTIQNNSGVSNIDSIKSLSLQYETSLDQEYTNGQTSEMFHKLESLQTENEQLKRDKEEMEGTILNLRKEMKQKERNKEKEIERTVKKILSQCFTRGQVKKLIKQKRVKWTAEDIQAAILYDA, encoded by the exons ATGACCAATCCCAAAAAGAAAAGTGGGCGAGAAGGAAAATtgttgcaaaaattaaaaaagggttCTGTTCCACAATTGAATTTGGACCTACCGCAGAAAGTAAAAAACAAGAAGGCTCGAAATTCAGG catCAATTTCAGTTCGACACAAAGTTCCCACTTTCCTGGTCAAATAGACAATGTGGTTCCTCATTCAGG CATTGATGGAAATTTGCCAAGATCGTACCTTGCCACTTGCAATCCAAATCCAGTCCAACAGAATACACATACTTTCAG GATCGACGCTGCCTCTACGTCACAAACGTGCAATAAAAATTCTAGTTCCTCTCCAGCCAAATCAAATACACAACATTTAGG CATCGATTTCCAAGTCGATTCTAGTACTACACAAACTTCCCACCTTCCAGatacaattcaaaataattcagG agTGAGCAACATCGACTCCATAAAATCTCTCAGTTTACAGTACGAAACTTCTCTTGATCAAGAATATACGAATGGTCAGACTTCAGAAATGTTTCACAAGCTAGAATCTTTGCAAACTGAAAATGAGCAATTGAAACGCGACAAGGAGGAAATGGAGGGAACGATACTAAATTTGAGAAAAGAGATGAAAcagaaagaaagaaataaagaaaaagagaTTGAAAGAacggtcaaaaaaattttgagtcagTGTTTTACACGGGGACaagtgaaaaaattgattaaacaaaAACGCGTTAAATGGACTGCGGAGGATATTCAAGCAGCTATTCTTTACGATGCATGA